From the genome of Leguminivora glycinivorella isolate SPB_JAAS2020 chromosome Z, LegGlyc_1.1, whole genome shotgun sequence, one region includes:
- the LOC125240437 gene encoding uncharacterized protein LOC125240437, translated as MRTGFPNTCENLDIAQDLRKTYNIDVELNRLKVDIAALQETRIEDEGSLREAHYTFYWKGKSSTETREHGVGFAVRNQLIDAIETPVGVSERIMVLRLNTKSGYVTLISAYAPTLHSTSEAKDQFYNQLDEVLRGVRPSDRLHILGDFNARVGQDNTDWPDCLGAHGVGKLNDNGQRLLEFCSKYELCVTNTFFKGKWMRKVSWMHPRSKHWHQLDLALTRRRDLRETLHTRTYHSADCDTDHSLVSTKVRLVPKRIHSAKPLGRKRINLFKTRDLEAVELFSAAVRDEIANWDSSVSAQAEWEMIKSLLTDAAGRVFGYQKARSHDWMLENEEHLLPLINLKRQALINFRLNPCDSAREELKKAKASLQRSSRFYANAYWTELCQGIQASADAGNMGGVYEGIKRALGPPTKKTAPLKEADGSVITNSSRQMARWVEHYTGLYSCPVDIQPETAGLMPTLDTWHELDSAPTVEELYLAVKQLKHGKSPGKDEVYTEIVKLKCILPVLHNHLTKCWEQGCVPQDMRDANVVTLYKGKGDRGDCNNYRGISLLSIVGKAFARATLAKLQKLADRVYPEAQCGFRAQRSTVDMIFSLRQLQEKCREQSSPLIVAFVDLNKAFDTVSREGLYSVLVNIGCPPKLLKIVQSFHEGMEATILHNCETSAPFDVRRGVRQGCVLAPTLFGIFFSVLLKVAFGDDLQGIHLYTRADGQMYNLARLKSKRHRKDFFVDSLLFADDAAFVAHSESQLQTIMDKFQKACDLFSMSVNAKKTVILAQGCSEQPTIVLNGAPLEVISKFCYLGSLVSCNLSLDAEIDSRIGKAATTFGRLRTRAWDNKHLTCATFPH; from the coding sequence ATGAGGACGGGTTTTCCGAACACCTGTGAAAACCTTGATATCGCACAAGATCTGCGAAAGACCTACAATATCGACGTGGAGCTCAATAGGTTAAAAGTCGATATTGCAGCTTTACAGGAGACCAGGATTGAGGACGAAGGCTCTTTACGGGAAGCTCACTATACTTTTTACTGGAAGGGCAAGAGTTCCACGGAAACACGGGAGCATGGTGTAGGATTTGCGGTCCGTAATCAACTTATTGATGCTATTGAGACACCAGTAGGTGTATCTGAGCGCATCATGGTCTTGCGTCTTAATACAAAAAGCGGCTATGTCACCTTGATCTCCGCTTATGCACCGACGCTTCATTCCACATCCGAGGCCAAGGATCAATTCTACAACCAGCTTGATGAAGTGCTCCGCGGGGTGCGTCCATCCGACAGGCTACATATATTGGGCGACTTCAATGCTAGGGTCGGTCAGGATAATACTGACTGGCCTGATTGCCTAGGTGCGCATGGTGTCGGTAAGCTCAACGACAACGGACAACGATTGTTGGAGTTCTGCTCTAAGTATGAACTATGCGTCaccaatacattttttaaagggAAATGGATGCGAAAAGTCTCTTGGATGCACCCCCGCTCAAAACACTGGCATCAGTTGGACCTTGCACTTACTAGAAGAAGAGACCTGCGCGAAACACTTCACACGCGGACGTACCACAGCGCTGATTGCGACACAGACCACAGTTTGGTTTCCACCAAGGTCCGACTAGTCCCAAAAAGGATCCATTCTGCTAAGCCTCTTGGCCGAAAGAGGATTAATCTTTTTAAGACCCGGGACCTGGAAGCAGTGGAATTATTCAGTGCTGCAGTACGTGACGAAATTGCGAATTGGGACAGTTCCGTATCAGCGCAAGCCGAGTGGGAAATGATTAAGTCTCTTCTCACAGACGCCGCGGGGAGGGTTTTTGGTTATCAAAAGGCAAGGTCTCACGACTGGATGCTTGAAAATGAGGAGCACTTACTTCCCCTTATTAACTTGAAACGGCAAGCTCTCATAAATTTCCGCCTTAATCCCTGTGATTCTGCACGAGAAGAGCTCAAAAAGGCGAAAGCCTCACTCCAGCGCAGCTCTCGTTTTTATGCAAACGCATACTGGACAGAACTCTGCCAAGGAATTCAGGCAAGCGCAGACGCAGGAAACATGGGCGGTGTTTATGAGGGTATTAAGCGAGCTCTTGGACCTCCTACAAAAAAGACGGCCCCTCTAAAAGAAGCTGACGGCTCTGTCATAACAAACAGCAGCCGTCAGATGGCAAGATGGGTGGAACATTACACCGGGCTATACTCGTGCCCAGTCGACATTCAACCAGAAACTGCAGGATTAATGCCGACCCTGGACACTTGGCACGAGTTGGACTCCGCACCTACCGTAGAGGAACTTTACCTGGCCGTCAAGCAGCTAAAACATGGCAAAAGTCCGGGCAAAGACGAAGTGTACACCGAAATCGTCAAGTTGAAGTGCATCCTTCCTGTCCTTCATAACCACCTGACCAAATGCTGGGAACAAGGCTGCGTGCCTCAGGATATGCGCGATGCTAATGTCGTCACTCTTTACAAAGGCAAAGGCGACCGCGGTGATTGTAACAATTACCGTGGAATATCCCTCCTCAGCATAGTCGGCAAAGCTTTTGCTAGGGCTACCTTAGCCAAACTACAGAAGCTGGCTGACCGCGTATATCCAGAGGCACAATGCGGTTTTCGGGCCCAACGGTCAACTGTCGATATGATTTTTTCACTCAGACAGTTACAGGAAAAGTGTAGGGAGCAAAGCAGTCCTCTTATCGTAGCATTTGTCGATCTCAACAAGGCATTTGACACTGTGAGTAGAGAGGGGCTTTATTCGGTTCTTGTCAATATCGGTTGCCCTCCAAAGCTCCTGAAGATAGTGCAGTCATTCCACGAGGGTATGGAAGCCACAATCCTTCACAACTGCGAAACATCGGCTCCCTTCGACGTACGCCGTGGCGTTCGTCAAGGTTGTGTACTGGCACCTACTCTCTTCGGAATATTCTTTTCTGTACTCTTGAAGGTTGCTTTTGGAGATGATCTACAGGGGATACACCTGTATACAAGAGCCGATGGTCAGATGTACAATCTTGCTAGGCTTAAGTCCAAACGACATAGAAAGGACTTTTTTGTAGATAGCCTTCTCTTTGCTGATGACGCTGCTTTCGTCGCTCACAGTGAGTCTCAACTGCAGACCATCATGGACAAATTTCAAAAAGCGTGCGACCTCTTTTCCATGTCGGTTAATGCCAAGAAGACCGTCATACTAGCGCAAGGATGTTCAGAACAGCCAACTATCGTGCTTAACGGTGCACCTCTAGAGGTGATCAGCAAGTTTTGCTACCTTGGCTCGCTTGTGTCGTGCAATCTTTCGCTTGACGCGGAGATCGACTCCCGCATCGGCAAAGCGGCCACAACGTTCGGGAGGCTCCGTACAAGGGCTTGGGACAATAAACATCTCACG